CCATCGCCGTCGTAAACGGCATCCCTGACCTCATTCCTCATCCTTTTCTATCGCTTTTGTAAGGTTCAGAACCGCAATACCGAAATCGCGGCGCTTCAACTCGTCACCGAGTTACCGGAAACTAAAGCATTCTGGATCTGGGTCCGAAGATTTCCTCAAAGCTATGTTCGCCCACTTCTATGGCCTAACGAAGCGGGTGATTGTTCCCTCTGACTTTGCTGGTCGCGATCCCAAAGATGCTCTTGCGGCTAATAAGCTGCAGTTGTTACTCAACTGAGATGAAAGCGATAGTGATGGCCCGTCATTTTCCCTTGGGAGTCCGCGAGCAAGTGCAATTCGTACTCGCCGCAAGACAGTGGCTATCAGAGTTGCTTTCACTGCCCCTCCTATTCATGGTATTGCCACCCTTCCTGATCGGCTACCAACTGGCGAATGGTCATGATCGTCGAACGCTGCTTGAAGGCGTGGCAACGTTGTCCTTGCTCACGATTTGGGGGAGCATCCTCAATCACTACGCTGACTGGGATGCTGACGCCATCAACGGCAAGCGTCCTTTTCTGCACCTAAATGTCCGTCGGTCTGACCTACTGCGCATGCAATGGGTTGTGCTAGCCGCGTACCTTGCGGTTTCCGTGGTGAGTTTCTGGCAAAGCCTGACCACGTTTCTGGTAATTCTACTCGGCTGGATGGGCGCAGCGCAGTATTCCGTAGGATTAAGGTTCAAGGATCGTTTGTGGCTTAGCTATCCCTACCTGGCGCTTGCCTACAGCGCATATCCCTTGTTGTTAGGTCTTCTGGTTGCTGGTCATGCGACCCAATCTAAGGCTTTGTCAGTGTTCGTGATCATGCTGCTTTTGTTATTCCTCGACACTGGTATTGCACCTTTTAAGGACTACGAAGATCAGACTGGCGATCGGCGAATTGGTAAGCGCACTCTGCCGAATGTGTATGGGGCGCGAACCACTGCTCGATTCCAAAGTGTTCTGATCGGATTAGCCGCTATCGCGGCCAGTCTGCTTGCAGTTGTTTTGCAGGTGACATGGTCATGGGTCTTGGTAGTGTTTTGTTTGGTTTTGCTGATGCTAGTGCAGCTTCAGCGGCGGATCAGTGATGCCTGGTTCGACTTTCTGCATTACGCTGCCATGGTGGCATTAGCGGTGAATCTGACGCTCTTGCTGCTTACATCTGATTGACCGCCCGGCTTCCGCAAGCCGTATGGCGAATTTCGTTCGTCGCCCATTGAAGGTAAGGAGCCTAAACGATGTCTGACAACGATACTCCCCAAAGCTCTGAAAAAGAAGTCATCGTCGCCGACGAGAAATTTCAGTTCTCGTTTCGTTTGGCAATTGCTGGATTGAGTTGGGCCGTCATTCTGGGTATTGGCGCCTATGCCTGGCAGGAGAGCATCATTCTCGCCATATTGGGTGCTATCGTGGGCTTCGTCTTCGGCTATTTGAGTGGCAGATTGATCGTGTAAACCTGCTTTCTGCCGGACGAGGGAGCTATCCTTCTGTTCTGGAGTGAGTGCTCTTCCTCACATTAAGGTTGCGCCTTCCAGTCGGGTGTTGCTGCATTCTCCCGTCTCCATTTCTACTTGAGTTCTCACTGAGGATGCTATGAAGCGTCAATACGACTTTCTAGTCGTCGTTCTCTTGTGTGTTCTGCTTGCCGGCTGCGGCAGCTCAGGACAACCGACGCCCAGCGCGCAGCCAACCCCCGACACGCAAGCTACCGTCGATGCGCAGGTCCAGGCGACTATCGCCGCCCGCAACGCCCAGACAACGCGTGCCGCCGTTCCACCAACTATCGACGTGGAGGCGACCGTGAAAGCAGCAGTGCAGTTGACCATGGAAGCGCAACCGACGGCGACGGCGGAGCCTACGGATACTCCACCTCCAGCGGATACGCCTACACCCGCGCCGACCAAAACTGCCACTCCGCGCCAAGTCACGGCGACACCGACGGTCAGCGCCGTGACGGCGACCTCAGGCCAAAGACCCATTGGCAAGTGGATGGTGCGTTCGTACAAGACCGATGACGCTTCGGCGATCTTTGTCAATGGGGAAATGGTTGGCGCCACTGTTGGCGGAAGAGACTCCGATTGGATCAACATCAATGACTATCTGGCGACTGGCCGAGACACGATTGTTGCCTTTGCCAGCTATAATGGAAAGTGGGAAGGTAGTTGGGGATTCGGCATCCGACGCGATGATGTTTCAGTTTGGGGCGTGGAACAAACGACGGGTGATGATTGGTCGCTGGCGTATGCCCAACAAGTTGCCATTCACCCCGATGGCACTGTCGAGGCCGTAGCTCCCGATGTTGTCGAGCGCAAGGCTCCACCGGGCAAGTGGTACGTGCGGGTGCAGAATGTGCAAGACATCGGCAGCATCCTGGTCAATGGGCAGCCAGTAGCCGTGTTTTGGAATCAGGAA
The nucleotide sequence above comes from Caldilineales bacterium. Encoded proteins:
- a CDS encoding UbiA family prenyltransferase: MARHFPLGVREQVQFVLAARQWLSELLSLPLLFMVLPPFLIGYQLANGHDRRTLLEGVATLSLLTIWGSILNHYADWDADAINGKRPFLHLNVRRSDLLRMQWVVLAAYLAVSVVSFWQSLTTFLVILLGWMGAAQYSVGLRFKDRLWLSYPYLALAYSAYPLLLGLLVAGHATQSKALSVFVIMLLLLFLDTGIAPFKDYEDQTGDRRIGKRTLPNVYGARTTARFQSVLIGLAAIAASLLAVVLQVTWSWVLVVFCLVLLMLVQLQRRISDAWFDFLHYAAMVALAVNLTLLLLTSD